The nucleotide sequence GACGACGTAGAGTTCGTCGGCACTCCCTTCGGTATATTCGATGCGGGTGTCGAGGTGTTCGTGGCCTTCGAGAGTCGCCGTCGAGCCGAAGACGCGAGCGAGGAACGCTCCGAGGCCTTTGCGAACCACCGCAATCTCCTCGTCGGGAGTTTTGATGATTCGCTCCGAGCGCTCGCGGGCCTTCCGCGCGTCTAAGGCGTGTTCGCCGGAGGCGTTGCGAGCCGCCTCCGGCTGCGGCTGGATGAATCGAGCGTCGCTCACCCCGACCTCGTAGGTCTCGAGGACGACCACGCCGATCACGCCGATCGAAAAGGCGGCGATGATATGCGGGAGTTCGACGAAGACGGCGGCGAGGCTCCCGAACAGGGAGAAGACGCCGACGCCGGAGCCGATGAATATCAGGAACATCCACGGTCCGTATCCCCACATGGGACCGACGCCGGCGCGCTCGAGGGCGCGTTTGACGAGCCACCCAATCGCGAAGGCGCCGGCGAGCGTGGGCGCGATAAAGTCCTTCAAAGCGGAGATGAGGTAGTCTCCCTGGTCGTTGATGCCGGCACTCTGCGCATAAGGACTCGAGTGGTGAACGAGCGTCCATCGGGCTTCGTCGGGCGCCGAGGCGAGCCACATCGTCATGCGGACGGGGTCCTGGTGTTCGGGGAGATCTATCTTCGCGGTCGGCCACCCCTTACCGAGTTGGACCTCGCGAGTGACGACGGAAACGTTCGCGGCGACGGTCTCGGTGGTGGTCCCGTTCTCGGTCTTCACGGTGCGGGTCTCTCGCTCCCAAAACGCGATTTTGACCGTGGCGGTCTTCGACTCTGAAGCCGTCCGAATCGAGTTCAGATAGACCTCGTCGGAACGGATAGTGTTGGTCTCGACGAGGTCCTTCTCGTCTTGCCACGGCTTCGAGGCCGGCGTGTGGGTTAACCAGTAGACGTGACCGTCGGCGATGCGCGCGCTCGCCTTCTTGTAGTGGGTCCCGTCGCGAGCGAGTTCGTCGACGGTGAGGTCGTTCGAGGAACTCGACTGTGCGTCGACTCCCACGGCGAGGAGTGGCGCGGCGAGACTCACGACCAGGAGGCACCCGACGAAGACGGTGAACGCTCGGCGTTCCATCTACTCGGTCACCTCCTGGGGAACGCGCCGGTCGAGGCTCCGATCGCCGGGCCGCCACCCGAACAGGAGTCGCACGGTGAGGCCGCCGGCGAGAGAGAGGGGGAGCGCCGCGATGCCGAAGGCGGCGACGCCACCGAAGACGAGCGCGAGCACGACGGCGATCGCGCCGAGGCCGAACAGGACGGCCGAGACGAGCACATACACGTCGTAGGCCCGGATGCGGGAGGGGTCATCGACGCTCATCTACTCGCTCACCTCCCACCGATCGGACTCTTTGCTGCAGCTGTGGCAGGTGTGACCGGCGCGGAGGACACACACCGCCTGGTCGGCCCACTTCACAGCCACCGTGCCGGTTACTCCGACTATCGCAGCACCGAGTAGAGCACCGCCCGTAGACGTGCCGGGCTGCATGGTCGCGTAAGCGAATACGACAGCTGTCGCGAGGGCGGCGATCGGGGCGAAAACCTCGCGTCGAACGGCCGGATCACGGAGCGCCTCAAGGGCGCCGAGGTCACGACCGAGCATATCGAGGTGTCGAGAGGTCTCCTCAGCGAGGGGGGCCTCCGTCTGAACGATCGTCACACCGCCTCACCTCGCTCCCGGCGAGCGACGAACCAATGCACGACGACGGCGAGGCCGAGCACGGCGCCGAAGGCGGTCGACTCGAGGACGAGCGGCCACGTAACGGCGACGAGGATGCCGGCGTACAGCATCGTGACGTGAACCCCCGAGATAAGCACGGAGGCCGTCCCGGCGTCGGAGCGACTCGAGAGGGTGATACTCGGGTCGTCGTCGGTCGCGAACAGTCGGCCGTAGAGGGTATAAGCGAGTGCGACACCGACGACGATCGCGACGGCGATGCGAACGGAGCGAAGTTGCTCGAGGAGTGGATCGACGGCGTCGATCGCGAGCGGACTAAGCACGGGAGCCACCTCCCGAGTATCGTGCCCAAAGGACAAGGACGAACAGGAGTGTCGCGATCGCCGCGAAGATGACCGGGTCGGCCGGGATGAGGCCCTTGAGGCCGGCGAACGCGATGAGGCCGGTGATCGCTTGACCGAACAGGGCCGGCGCTTCGATCGCTTCGTTGAGCATCGAGCCGGTCATGAGCAACTGATTCGCGACGGTGACGGTGATAGTGAGGACGACCGTGAGAAGCGAGCCGAAGGCCCCGATAGTGCCGCCGAAAAACGAGTCGGCACGGTCGCCGGCGCCTTCGATCGCCTCAGCGGTGTCGTTGGCGTCTCGATACTCGTCGAGGAACCAGTAGGTGAGGAGTCCCGTCGCCGCGAGGCCGATGGTTAGAACGAGGTTACCCCCAAAGGCTTCGAGGACGGTCCCGACGAGAGAGTCGAGCGGGCCGAGACTCACACCGAACGGCATGATTCACCTCGCGAGAGGGGTCGAGTCGTCTGATTGGTGGTGTCGGTCATAGTCGGGTGTCGAGGTTCTGGTACACTCCGTACAGGAGTTTGGTGCCGTAGAGGACTCCCCCGACGACGGCCGCGATTTCGAGCGGCGCCGACGGAATGAAGTCGACTCTCGGGCCGAGCGTGAAGCCGCCGATCGACAGGACGGTGAACAGGCTCCCGGCTTTCGCCCACGCCACGGCGGCGAGGGCGTTGAATAACGGGAGGTTCAGGAATCCGCCGAGGACGGCGACGAGGCTCGACGCAACCGTGAGCGGATGCGCGATAACTCCCCGGAGCGTGAGTGCAGTCATGAGTCGTTACTACCTCCGATATACTCGATTGCGAACGATGCGGCGGCGTCGAGGATGGACCCGATCACGGGAACGGCGCCGAGGGCGTCGCTCGCGGCGACAAGTGCCGGCGGAATCGCCCGGATGACGAGCGCCACCTGCAGCACAATTACGCCGACGATAACGAACGGTGCCGCCGGCCCGAGAAGGTCCGTCGAGGCGCGGGCGATCATGAGGTTCAGATCGACCCAGCCGCCGACGACTGGCCCGACGATGCCCCCGATAGCACCGCCGAAGGAATCGGCCGCTTTCCGAATCGCGTCGGCGACGCTCGTGAGGGAGTCTCGGCCGACGGCGCCGGTCGCCGAGGCGAGGCTCGCGACGACGCCGACGATAAACGAGACGACTCGCTTGCGGATGAATAGAGCCGGAGCGCTCCCGAACGCGATGAGAGTGTCGGCGTAGGGAGCGAGGTCTGATATCCAATCGGGGAGAGTGCTACTCAAGAGCATCCCTCCCGTAGACGGCGATCATGGCGAGGCCGACGACGATCGCGACGGCGGCCGGGAACGCGAGCGGGCCGAGGCTGGCCTCGCCCAAGAATCCGCGAGTGGTACGGTAGGCGAGGTCGAGCGCGTCGGTCGGGCCGGCAAAGAAGCCGGTAGCGAGGCCCGCAAGAACGTCGCGAGTCGCGTCGATCGGACTCCGCAGGAACGCGAACAGCGCGCCGATGAGCGTTGAGGCTCCGGCGGCGAACTGCGCGCCGATATACCCGAGTGCGGCGGCGGCGAGGCGCTCGCCGTTGATGCTCGCGCCGTCGACGAAGGGCGTCGAATCACTCACGGGTCACACCTCCGGCGAGCGTCGCTCGAGGTCGGCGCGTGTTGAATCACTCCTCGTCCTCGTCGGTTCCGATGATCGGGAGGTCTGTGCCGGTGAACAGTCCGAGAATCGAGTCGGACGTGAAGGGCATTTCGAGGTACTGCAGTAGGAGGTAGATACCAGCGAGCACGGCGCCGATCGACGCGGGATAGGCGAACGGGCCGAGGGCACCCCACACGCCGGTAAGGAACGCCTCGGTTGCGGCGCCTGAACCGGCGCCGATCACGTCGGCGCCACCGACAACGAGGGCCAGAATGAACTGACCAAAACCGTCGATGAACGACGTTGTCGGGACGATTATCACGTCGAACAGGGCGCCGATGAGTTCGCTGGTCTTTCCGAGGAACTGCAGCACCGGGTAGATGAACGCCGCGAACAGGATTCGCTGAACGTTACTCTCCGCGATAGACCGTAGGGATTCGAGCGGCGGGCCGGGAGTTTCTGCCACGCTCAATACCCCCTAAATCAGCCCTTTGATGCGGCCCCAAATCCCACCGAGGGCGGCGATGATGCCGCCGATGATCGGGATGTTGACCCCGCCACCGGAATCCCCCATCGGGCCACCGACCACGCCGGCCGATTCGATCGCGTCCCTCTCGTCGCCGGTGACGAGATATTTCGCGTGGACGGCGATTTTCTGGCCGGGCTGAATGGTGGTGTCGAGCGAGACCTCGTCGCCTTCGTTGTCGAACATCGAAGTCGAGTCGGACCACGTCGAGATATCTCCGAACTCGGTGTCTGAGACGCCTTCGGCGGTCTCGACGGCGAGATACCGGTTCGAGGGGAGTTCGGTCTCGGCGACGAGTTCGGCGTTCGAGTAGGACAAGTCGTAGGCCGAGGGGAGTTCGAGCCGATAATAGAGATTCACACGGTCGGAGAAGGACGGGTAGCCGTCGGCGGCGGTGAAGTTAACCGAAACGTCGGAGGTACCGAGGTCGGCGGTGCGGAACTTCACCGGCATCGTGAGGCCGTGAATCGACCCCTCGTCGAGCGCGTCGGAGAACGTCGAGAGGTCGTCGATCGCGATCGTGCCGGTCGTCTTGTGTTCGGTGACGGTCTCGGTCTCGAGGTCGTCATCGTCGTCGGTGTCGACCTTGCGTTCACCGAACGACCACGTCGACATCTTCTCGACGTTCAGGGCGGTGAGGGTCACGTCGCCGGTGCCGCCGACAAAGTGAATCTCGACGGACTCGATGTTGTCGAACGTGCCGTCTCCGGCGGTGTTCGTCGCCATTTCACCGAGTTGCCGCTGGTAGACGTAGCCCTCGCCGGTGCCGGTCGCGATCACGTCCTCGTCGAGAGAGGCCGAGCCGTTGATGCGGGCCGTCTTGTAGTCGCCGTCGGAGTCGACGACGCGCACTTGTACCTCGGCGCCGCTCCCGAGGGAGTTCACGTCGAGGACGAGCTGCAGGTAGCGGTTCGGCTCGTCGGAGCCGACAGAGAAGTTCGAGTAAGTTGCCGAGTCACCGGCCGCCGAGGCACTCACGCCGATCGCCTCGACACCGGCGGCCGGTTCGGTGTCGCTCACCGTGGCGCCGTTCGCGGTCCACTCGCTCGCGTCGAGTCCCGACGCGGAGTTGTTAGACTCGTCGGATTTGCGCGGGAACTCGCCGAGTGCGGCGGCATCGAGGTCACTCGCCTGAAACTCGAACGTGTTGTTTGCCGAGTCGTTCAGGGTTCCGGGTAGTGTTGCCTGGGTCCCGTCGTCGGCTTCGTAGGTGAGCGGAGAGTCCCAGGAGAGTTGATGCACGTCCTTCGTTACGTCGGCCTCGAGGCGAGCGCCCTGCGTGTAGTCGCTCGAGGAGTTGACTTGTGCCATCGCTGCGGGTGCGACCGCCGATACCAGGAGAAGGGCGACGAGGCCGATCGCGGGGAGGCTACGTCGCACGGTCGTCGAGCACCTCCTGGGGCGCGCGGAGATAGTCGTCGTGTTCGATACGTCGATCGGCCACCCGGATGCGGGTGGGGGGTTCGCCGGTCATACAACCACGACCGGGGCATCGGCCCCGGATAATCGCGCGGAGGGGCCGGGTGTTGATATGTAAGTCGAGTATAACGACTTGAGTAGTGGGCCGTGTAGTAACTCGCGGCAATGTTTATCTGATAATGTGAGTCATAACAGGTTGCAGTCCCACCTCCCATGAAGCGACAGATTGCGGATAGTCGGAAGTTGAACGATGCGGGCAACAGCGTAACGGTATCCTTACCGAAACGTGAACTCGAGACCTACGGAGTTTTGAACGGGGACGGACTCGCGGTCGACGAAGCGTCTCCGTACCTCGATATCGAGCGGGGTGTGATCGGCATCGAGGTACCGATTCCGTCCGAATAGCGGTCTCATCTTTTAGAATCGAGCCGTCTCGTTTATGACCGGGGAGAGGAGAGTGTCGCTGCCGGCACGAAAACGGCCCCCGGAAAGTCCCACCTCCCTGGGGGCCGACTCGGAGACGTTCTCCGAGCGGTCGTATGTCTCACTATTCTTGTATAACGGCTTTGGGGAGTTTCCCGTCTAAAGACATACTGCAAACTGGTTTCCGATTTGGTGGGGGGTATCCGACCCCTTGTGTTTTCGAGGATGAACCGGTTCACGCCACGAGTCGGCCGGAGCGAGGTGGTTCGGCGGTAGCGGCGCGCGTTCTGCGCGCCGCGTTATTTCCTCTCCTCCTTAGAGGCATTGTCGTAAGCGGATTCCGCAAACCGGTTTCGGCGGCGCTCGCGCCTCACGCCCCGAAACGGCTGTTTCGCGAGCGGCGATCGACGGCGCTCGAGGCCGGCTCGACGGCGTCGACGGTCGCGATCGCGTCGATCACGCCGAGCGCCTGCGCGTCGATCACGCCGAGCGCCGGTCTAAAGTGAAAATCGGCGCGTTCACGCCGCTAATGCCTGAAAATTATTGACGTCGAGGGGTAGAAACCGAGCGATGCGACTAAGAAAAGAGCGAGCGCCGGCCGAGGTCGTCGCTACCTCGGCGGGCCGAACTCGCGGATTCTCACGTCCTCCTCGTCGCGCCGGTGATCGGGCGACTCGAGTTCATGCTCGAGGTCGAGGAGGTTACCCTCCCACTCCGAGAGGTAAACGAACTCGCCGCGATCGCCGTCGGCGTCCTCCTGGTCGTCGGCGCGTTCCTCCTGGTCGCCGTCGCCGGCGTCGCTCGACGAGCCGCACCCGTTCGCCTCGCCGTTCTCGCGCGCCTCCTTTCGCTCGCGAGCACGTTCTTCGCGACCGAGCCGGCGCGCGGAGATAGTCTCCTCGTCGAAGTGGGGGGCGATTTTCGAGTCGATTAACTCCGAGACCTTCTCGTAGAGGTAGTCGGCGTCGAAGGCGATGATCGCGGGGTTCCCGACCGTGACCAGGAGGCCGAGGTCTTTGAGTTCGCCGACGTGATACTCGATATTCGACCTACTGTAGCCGGTAGCCGAAATGAGTTGCTCGTACGTAGCGCCGTAGTTCTCACAGATAATCGAGAGGATATCATACTGCGCGTCGGTCTGATACTTCATCGCCGCCGACCAAACGACCGGCTCGAAGCGGCTGTAGAAGCGACGAAGGTCCTCGCGACGACCGTCGGGGTGAGCGACCTCGACGGTCGGCTGTGTGCTCGGCTTAAAGTAGTCGTCGGCGACAAGGTCACCGTCGTCGACGCCGGCCCACTCGAGGTGAGAGAGGACGAGCCGACGGAGCGACTTGAGTGTAGAGTCCCACTCGGAGAGGTGAGCCGTCGAATCGCCGGCGAGACTCGCCTCGAGCTTCGGATGGTGAAGTGGGTCGTCGCGAGAGCGGTCCTCCCAATCGGTCGCCTGGTAGCACTTGAGTTCTCGAGAAAGACGTTTTGTCGTCTCCTCGCCGTCCTCGATCGCGTCGACCTCGAGGGCGTCGAAGCCGAGCCGGTCCCACCGATCGGAGGTAATACGGGCTTCCATCCACCCGGCCTTGTCTCGGCGTTTCCAGGTCTTCACCTCGGCGCCGCCGCCCACGTCGATGAGGTTCTCGCTCTTATCGAGGCACAGTTTCACCGGATGTTTCTCGTCGATATCGAACCGGACGTGAGTCTCGAGCTTGAAGATGCGCGCCGAGTCGGCTTTCATATCGCCCACGTCGACGAGGTCGGGGTCGCCACCGAGGCGCTCGAGGGCGTCGGAGAGGCAGGTAAAGAGCCGGTCGATCACCTGGCCGGAGCGCTCGACATACGTCGTTCGGATTCGGAGACGAGTGCCTTCACCGTACGGAATCGAGTAGTCGTTTCCGTCCTTGTAGGTGAGGTCCTCCGCCTGGGGCTGAATATCAATCGAGCACGACGTAGGGGGTTTCTTGAGTTCCTCCTCACCATCCTCGTCGGTCTCACGACGTTTCAGCGTAAGCTTGTATTCGTACCATTGTTTCCACTCGCCGGCCGAGTTCTCTTTACCAGCTGTCCATCCGCTCGATTTAAAGACCCAAACGTAGTCTCCGTCGGGGAGAAAGTCGGGGTCGGCCTCGACAATTTTCTCGCCGCCGGCCTCGCCGATCACGTCGCGCCACACGTCGCGACGGGAGTGGTTGTAGAGTTCGAGGCCGTCGTCGAGCACGACCGAGACGCCGACACCGTGAGTGATCGAAGCGGTCCGTCGAATCTTCGTCGCCGTCGAGCCGCTTTCGAGGTCCTGGGGAACCACGTCGGCGCCGAACTCGCCGCTCGCGAGGGATTCCGAGTCGAAGCTCATAGTTCGCCGGCCCCCTCAAAACAAACGTCCATCCCGGTGTATCCACAGTTAAGGCACTCGTACAGGTCGGCTTTCTGCAGGTCGTCGGTAGGCTCCGTAGCATATCCCTTGTCGATCACGCCACCGACGCCAGCGAATTTACACCTCGGACAGACCGGGTTTTCAGGAGCGGTCATCGGCCGAGGACCTCCTGATTCGGAACTAACCCCCGGATGCGGGGGCCTCTCTCGGGAGCGAGTCGAACGACTCCCCACCCGGAAACGTCGGGGGCGATCGCCGGCTCGCGGCGAGCGAGGTCGGCGTCGAGCGGGAGGACGAGCGAACAGTAGTCGCACGCCCACCCGAAGACCGGCACCTCGTCGACGCCGAGCGCCTCGAGGCCGGCCTCGTCGACGAGGTCGGCGTCGATGCGGTGCGGCCTCCTGGTCGAACTCACATCGCGGCTGCAGGAGGGGCACTCGAAGCGACCTCGCGAGGGGTCGCCGTCGATCGGCGCGACCTCGGCGGCGATCGGGAGCGGTGCCTGGTCGTCGAGCGTCTCCTCGTCGACGGGGAGCGAGCCGCGCGGGCCGGGGTCGGAGTGATGCGATTCGCTCATGGGTCGACCTCCTCGAGCGCTTCGCCGCAGGAGGAACAGTAGGAGTGTCCGACGAAGACTCGCGAGCCACAGTCGGGACACTCATAGGAACAGGTTTCGCGATAGGTCATCGGTCGGCCTCCTGGTCGACGGCGTAGTTCGCGAGCGGTTCGGCGAGGTCCGGCTCGAGGACGGTCGAGAGGGAGGACCCACGCCGAATCACGACCACGTCGGCGGTCGGGATGTAACGCGCCTCATCGGCCACGAACTCGTCCGCAGGGACGCGCGCGCCGCGCTCCCACAGTACCGCCGGCTCGAGCGAGGGGGCGGCCGAGCGGTCGAGCCACCGCTCGCGCAGGTGACCGGAGACGATGGGAGCGGCGCTCATCGGTCCTCACCTCCGTCGGTCGCGACGGCGCCGTTCGAGGCGATCGCGTCGAGGTCGCCGTCTCCGTCGCCGGCCGGAACACACTCGAGGCACGCCCACCCGACGCCGTCGACGGGCCGGCACCGGCGGATGCGGCCACAGTCGTCACACGGGCCGAGCGGCGCGTGTTTCCGCAGGTTCATCGGCGGCCCTCCTGGTCGGCTTCGAGATACTGTAGGGCGTGGCGAGCGTGATAGCGGGCCTCGGAGTCGTCGCTCGCGTCGAGCACGTTCTGCAGGTGACGCTCGATATCGTCGCCGGCCTCGAGACCGCGAATCGAGCCACCGTCGGGCCGGAGGGTGTCGCCGTCGTCGTGGTCGGCCGGATCGGCGCCACAGTAGGGGCACTCGGACTCACCTTCGTGGAGGTAGCCGCACCGGGGACACTCCTCGCGACCGCCGTCGGCGCTAAGGTCCGACGCCGCCGAGGCAACCTCGTCGCCGTTCTCGTCGATGAGGTACTCGTGGCTCGTGTTTTTGAGGTGTTGGTAGTGCTCGCCGCAGTCGTCACACTCGATCGCGCCGACTCGCGGGGTCGCGTAGCGAAGGCGGCCGCCACACTTGGGGCACGTCTCGGCGCGGAAACCGCCGTCTTCGGCTTCGACGAAGACCTCGTGACCACCGTCAGTCTCGACACCGTCGGCTCGGCGGCATCGGTAGCACTTGACACCCTCGCCGCTCGTCCGGCCGCCACAGGAGGGACACTCCGGGTGGTCGTCGTCTCGATGCTTGGCGCGTTCTGCGGCGCGCTCATCTATCTCACAAGCACGACACTTGCGTCGCGGCGTCGGCCGACCGCAGGTGACGCACCCGCTCATCGGTCGACCGCCTCCTGTACCTCGGCCGCATCGGCCGCTCGCGTCAGGATGTTCGCGAGTTCCCGACAGTCCCTCGCGGAGAGGTTCGCGAGGAGGCTCATCTCGACCGCGTTACCCTCCTCGAACTGCGCGAAGAAGGCGACGACGCCGGCGTTCACCTGGTCGACGAAGAGCGATACGTCGACGCCGTCCTCGTCCTGATAGAACGTGTGGGGCGTCTCGAAGCGAGCGAGCCCACCGGCTTCGATAACGGAAGACCCACCGTCTGTCTCGACACTATCGCCGCGATCGACGCCGTCGCCTTCCCGATCGCCGCGATCCTCAACGAGCCACGTCGTCGAGCGACCGTTGTGTGACCACTTCTCGGCGTGAAGACCGGCGCGCTCGGCGGCGGCTTCGAGGTTCCGACCGATGCGCCTCGCGTTCGCGTCGAGGTGTTCGGCGAGGTCGCTACTGTGGAGGTACGCAGTTGAATCGTCTCCGAGCTGTTCATGCAGGAGGGCCGCAAGGTCGTCACGAAGTTGGTCGGACGGGTACTCGGAGCCGCCCGAGTCGGTGTCCGCCATCACGCCGTCCACCCCCGATTTCCTTCGATAATATCGGTGGACTGCGTGGACCCGGATTCGGTTGCGGAAGTCCTTCGATTCGAACGGCGATTAGTTGCGGCTTCGTCTCCAACGCAGAATACCGTAGTCGCGACGCTACTGCCGCTTATCGGCGTAGTTCGACAGGAAGAAAGGGGGTAGTGGACTCGCCGGGATTCGAACCCGGGGCCTCTTCCTTGCGAAGGAAGCGATCTGCCACTGATCTACGAGCCCGCACTGTGACCCAGCCGTCGGGCGTACTTGTAAGCTTCTGTTCGGACCGAAAGGGCGATGAAACGCCTTAGCGCCGTGCGATCAGTCTTCGAGGACGATCTCGATGCTGACGTCGTTCGGCACCTGGATGCGCATGAGCTGACGAAGCGCACGCTCGTCCGCGTCGATGTCGATCAGCCGCTTGTGGACGCGCATCTCCCAGTGTTCCCAGGTGGCCGTCCCCTCGCCGTCGGGGGACTTCCGCGACGGGACCTCCAGGGTCTTCGTGGGCAGCGGGATCGGTCCGCTGAGGTTGACGCCCGTCTTGCTCGCGATCTCGCGGACTTCGTCGCAGATGCTGTCGAGATCCTCGGGGCTCGTGCCCGCCAGGCGAACGCGTGCCTGCTGCATCTATCGCTCGTTGACCGAGAGCACTTTGCCGGCCGCGATGGTCTGACCCATGTCGCGGATGGCGAAGCTCCCGAGTTCCGGAATCTCGGACGACGGCTCGATGCTGAGCGGCTTCTGCGGTCGAACCGTCACGACGGCAGCGTCGCCGGACTTGATGAAGTCCGGATTCTCCTCGGCGACCTCGCCGCTGGCGGGGTCGAGCTTCTGGTCGATGGACTCGATGGTACACGCGACCTGCGCCGTGTGGGCGTGGAAGACCGGCGTGTAGCCCGCCGTGATCACGGACGGGTGCTGCATGACGACGACCTGCGCCTGGAACGTCTCGGCGACCGACGGCGGGTCGTCGGCCGGGCCACAGACGTCGCCACGGCGGATGTCGTCCTTACCGAT is from Haloplanus salinarum and encodes:
- a CDS encoding winged helix-turn-helix domain-containing protein encodes the protein MIGEAGGEKIVEADPDFLPDGDYVWVFKSSGWTAGKENSAGEWKQWYEYKLTLKRRETDEDGEEELKKPPTSCSIDIQPQAEDLTYKDGNDYSIPYGEGTRLRIRTTYVERSGQVIDRLFTCLSDALERLGGDPDLVDVGDMKADSARIFKLETHVRFDIDEKHPVKLCLDKSENLIDVGGGAEVKTWKRRDKAGWMEARITSDRWDRLGFDALEVDAIEDGEETTKRLSRELKCYQATDWEDRSRDDPLHHPKLEASLAGDSTAHLSEWDSTLKSLRRLVLSHLEWAGVDDGDLVADDYFKPSTQPTVEVAHPDGRREDLRRFYSRFEPVVWSAAMKYQTDAQYDILSIICENYGATYEQLISATGYSRSNIEYHVGELKDLGLLVTVGNPAIIAFDADYLYEKVSELIDSKIAPHFDEETISARRLGREERARERKEARENGEANGCGSSSDAGDGDQEERADDQEDADGDRGEFVYLSEWEGNLLDLEHELESPDHRRDEEDVRIREFGPPR
- the rpsJ gene encoding 30S ribosomal protein S10; protein product: MQQARVRLAGTSPEDLDSICDEVREIASKTGVNLSGPIPLPTKTLEVPSRKSPDGEGTATWEHWEMRVHKRLIDIDADERALRQLMRIQVPNDVSIEIVLED